Proteins from one Vanessa atalanta chromosome 15, ilVanAtal1.2, whole genome shotgun sequence genomic window:
- the LOC125069367 gene encoding uncharacterized protein LOC125069367, with product MSKKSMYKCCVVPDCKNTTIRTPNKLFFSIPVGEQTRSEWCRAMGRLQPKHRPLHPNSSRYCCEDHFDLEHDMANYLKWKLVGSSRLCLRKGVLPHKFHCQNRVTSVSGNQIEFSSPLHIKDEGSDSETACNSDPTEARDLEEAVDGDPAQEYSKLSTNKATGEEACDDRVEPREPYIVSIIYVKKTKRRRDT from the exons ATGTCTAAAAAATCTATGTACAAGTGTTGTGTTGTGCCCGATTGTAAGAATACGACAATTCGTACGCCAAATAAGTTATTCTTTAGCATTCCGGTCGGGGAGCAGACACGAAGCGAGTGGTGTCGAGCGATGGGCCGACTTCAACCGAAACACCGGCCCCTACATCCGAATTCGAGTCGTTATTGTTGTGAGGATCACTTTGAC tTGGAGCATGACAtggcaaattatttaaaatggaaattAGTCGGATCGTCGAGACTATGTCTGAGGAAAGGTGTTCTGCCACATAAGTTTCACTGTCAAAACAGAGTCACCAGTGTATCGGGAAATCAGATAGAGTTCAGTAGCCCGTTGCACATTAAGGATGAGGGGAGTGACAGTGAAACAGCTTGTAATAGCGACCCGACTGAGGCAAGAGATCTAGAAGAAGCAGTGGATGGAGACCCAGCGCAGGAATACTCCAAGCTCAGTACAAACAAGGCAACTGGTGAGGAAGCTTGTGATGATCGGGTCGAACCTCGTGAACCTTACATCGTCAGCATTATATACGTAAAGAAAACGAAAAGAAGACGAGATACATAA